The following nucleotide sequence is from Cottoperca gobio chromosome 20, fCotGob3.1, whole genome shotgun sequence.
AATGTGAGTTTAATGTCCCAACTGCAGAAGTGTTttaacacacagctgtgttgtttattattcatATGCAACACACCGTTCCATAACGAGCAGTGGAATAAAGTCATTTCATTTACTAAAGAAGATATTTGGGCTTGGGTTGAAAAAAAGCATAATGGTGATCTCTTtttctgaagtaaaagtatgagTACCACCATGAAATAATACTCAAATACCAACATttgtagaaaataatcattttcagTAAATTGTGAAGAATGACGTAAGTGTTACATTATTGACGCATTAACCACTAAACTATATACGTTTCATGTTGTCATTGAATGCTTTCCAGTTTCCTTTAACCTAAGTACTACTGCACAAAATAACATCTATCTCCACCATCATTTTGAGACGTATAGGCTATACACATTGGCCTTTAAATTGagttaataatattaacaatagtAATAATTCAGTGTGTCCAATGACGCAGACgacaatatatatttcttcctCCAGCCCACCACACCATGTCCCAGAGAACAGCAAACACTCTGTGTGGGAAGATTGTTATTGGTACCACGACGTGAGTCATGTGGATCTACTCAACAGGAGGCTGGGAAAAAAAGCATGTCATCTGTCCTTAATGAACAGCTCTGTGGGTATGTCAGACATTAGCCCTGAGCGCAGGGTTACACATCAGATCACTCCACGACGGGACTCGATTTGTGCAAAAATGTGACCTGAGCCAAACATTTAACATCACAACCACGAAGCCGCTTGTTTGAAATGGAACCTTCTGCGTGGGAAATGGTGAGCATACGTCTATGTTTTCTCACTGATGCTATTGTATTCTATAGGTCAGgtgtcattattttttttaaatctcctgGAGGGTATTTGAACAGCGGCCAGGTTTGACAGCATCAGACAAAAATTAAAACGTGGGCGGAAGCTTTGCACATGCAACGAGAAAATTAGATTTCagtcagcaaacacacacattatgagTTCCCAGAACAGTTCATGCTAGCCTGGAGAAACTgattcaaactttttttttgttgttgatctAAAAGGTGGATTAAGGCATGTACAAACACGAGGCTGAGGTCATGACCTCCCTTAAAATATCTGCATCCTTTGTAATGATCAACGTGCCAGTATGTAAGTCATTTTCACTcaatcttttctctttctttttatattttgatgtgCCCCTCCTAAATGTGataaataatgtattctttcctccatctttgtgtcttttttcaaAGGGTTTATTATGTTCCTGCTCTGCCCCGGTGAACTGAGAGCACAGCTGGGGACTACCcccaacattaaacacattgtgGTTGGAAGGTGTTACAATTACATCACACTAGTTAACTCCAGCCTGAGGTAACTGCAGTGCATGAGGACTTACTTTACTCATATGACATTTCAAAtagacaaattaaaatgacctTTGCCTTGAGCGTCAAAACTTGAAAGAGTCGATTCCCTCCAATAGCAGAAGAATCTAGGCGTGCGAAAAATCTGAGCAAATAATCAGGCCGGCATGGAAGCTCACATGAAGGGCAGAGAAACCTGTTTTGATGAGGTGTTGAGTgagtttctttcttctctgtgcttctgtagaaagaaggaaacaaggGGATGTACTGATTCACCTTTATATGAAACACAATTCATTTCATTGGAAAGTCTAGCTGCATCTTTACACAGCTTGATTTTTAATCAAGTACAGTCAAATTTGCTTagttttcttttgaaaaacGCTAATCTCATTTGATGTGTAGTTGCAGTTATCACTTTTGTTGGATCACAAAGGCTTAATTTACTAAAGAACATACTGCATTAGGGCTTGGGTTCTGACTCGGGAGTTGAATGAAACTGATTTGCATAACAACCACGTTTCCCACACCTGGCACGCATGCATCAAAAACCTTgtaacaaatgattattttatatataatacatggcATCATGTCAGAAAATTATGGAAAATTTCCCAGATTCCAAGGTTatgcctttaaatgttttgttttgtccaaccaatagtccaaaacccaaagttatCGCAGTTTACGATCAAAGTTAACcagcaaaaaaacatttcagaagctgAAACAAGAGAAATTTCGCATATTTTACAATTAATTGTTtcgtgtaaatgtaaaaaaaattgaaTCCAAGGTGACATCCTCAAATTGTCCGAACAGCACTCGAAAAGATATTCTATTTTCTATGATAATGACAAAAATCACATTAAAGAAGCTGGAACAACAACAGATTTGCCTCTTTTTGCTTGATTTCCAATTAATTTCCTGTCAATCTTTGATTGATTGACTAAACTTTACGTGTAGGTTTGACTGTGAGGAGATCTGGAGACAGTTTGAGGACGCGGTTGTCCGTCAGTCCTCTTGTAATGTGACGGTGGAGGATTATCATCACATGTTTTATGCGATGCCACAAACCTGGCCTTGCGATAGGGTGAGGAAGAGCTCCGAAATTAGATTTATGTTCATCATTATTCCTAGATACCTCATGGGATGCAAGATATTTGAGTTAAGCTGCCTTATATTTCCCTCCTCTTATGTTTAGTTCCTCTTCTGGAGTAAAACCAGGACGCTGATGCACAGCTACGCAGCTGTCGTGCCTCACTTCTGGACCCTGGAGGACACGCTGGTTGGCTACATGTTCAACGACCTCATCTGGTGCGGACAAGAGGAAGACTCCGGTAGATCTTTTATAGTTTTAACAAGACAGAGACAACTGAAAAAGTAAAAGAGggattaaaaaaaggaaactggCAGTATATATTCTCCCAATTAGCCAAAAAGTCAGTTAACGTAtctttaaattgtttaaaataatgtatgtatacTACACTACCAGTGATAAATCATTGTACATACCTAAACTactcttttaaaaatattaacaacaacaaaaagtgcattcaatttagtttttttgacaTGTGAAACAGATCACTTGCTTTATCTGTGCTCCCAAATCTTTCTTTGTGCCTTtagatttatttcattaaagtaCCGGTAGTAACACTTCCTGGATGTCGTTGCATGTCAACCCAACACATAAACTCGTTTGTCTCACTATTCATTTGAGTTGAGTTGAAAGAATGTTATCTAAGGTGTTGACACAGTTGTGAATTGTGAAACACACAGGTTTTGATTTCAGTTCTTGTCCGGAGTGGTCGGCATGTAGAAACCATCCGGTGTATTCCTTGTGGAGGCAAGCGTCACAAAATGTGAGTTTAATGTCCCAACTGCAGAAGTGTTttaacacacagctgtgttgtttattattcatATGCAACACACCGTTCCATAACGAGCAGTGGAATAAATGCAGTTTTCTTGCATCCGTTTGTTAGTTTGCGGAAATGGCATGTGGGAACATCACCGTATTACTGAATGGGTCTATTGTCAACGCCTTCAGTAGgaaaaggtaaaaagaaaacaatgaagcaACTATTTTAGCAATGTAATGAAAGAGTATGTTCAAAATGAtacaaaacttttattttttctctcacaGTATGTTTGGAAGTGTTGAACTGGACAGTCTGAACCCATGCCGGCTGGATTATGTCAACATAAAGGTGGTGACCAATCTAGAGGGACCTTTTATGTGAGAATAAAAAGCAGCTGATATTTTGCATTATAGTAAAATGTGGATCTCTACCAATAGCACCAATAGCACAAAGCTACTATCAAATAAAACAGTACCACTTTCCAATTAGTCCCCCTTTATAAAGGCTTTGCAAATTGTAGCTCATGTTTTACGAATCATAATTATGCCAATACATTAGTTATAAGCTATTATTGAGATTTCTAGCAGGTTCCTTCACCAGGATATTTGTCAGTTTAGCACTTTATTTAACACTTTAAGACCATCTCATGGACAACTTCTGGAAAAACCTGCAGAGAATATGTGCCGAaatccatttattttataaaataatatataaattggAACGACAAGACTTTGTTTCATGGTATGCATGTATAATGACAATGAATCTGAATTGAATTATTATCAAATAGAAAGGATAAATCGGTCAGAGGGATTTTTCAGAAACCATTCAttcttatttaatgttttttaactgATCTATAAAGTGTCACCATCAACTATTGATTTGGTTAGTTACAGCTTTATAAATGGTGATTTGCTCGAGAGTGGTACATATTTAGATCCACAAATCAAGTTCCTCATTGTTCTCCTCTACAGAGAGTCATGTAGTGAAGGATCCATTGCAGACCTGATCCAGATCCTTCAGTCCAGAGGTTTCCGCTGGACTTGCACAAACAACGAGGAGTAAGTGACGTCCAAGAGGTCCTACAAATTAAACGACCAAATAAG
It contains:
- the LOC115025547 gene encoding ADP-ribosyl cyclase/cyclic ADP-ribose hydrolase 1-like, which translates into the protein MYKHEAEVMTSLKISASFVMINVPVWFIMFLLCPGELRAQLGTTPNIKHIVVGRCYNYITLVNSSLRFDCEEIWRQFEDAVVRQSSCNVTVEDYHHMFYAMPQTWPCDRFLFWSKTRTLMHSYAAVVPHFWTLEDTLVGYMFNDLIWCGQEEDSGFDFSSCPEWSACRNHPVYSLWRQASQNFAEMACGNITVLLNGSIVNAFSRKSMFGSVELDSLNPCRLDYVNIKVVTNLEGPFIESCSEGSIADLIQILQSRGFRWTCTNNEETLMILQCVQDPKQSSCQTCANSLSHRKRLTHN